The following proteins are co-located in the Phreatobacter oligotrophus genome:
- the groES gene encoding co-chaperone GroES: protein MKFRPLHDRVVVKRIDAEEKTRGGIIIPDTAKEKPQEGEVIAVGPGGRNERGELVALDVKAGDIVLFGKWSGTEVKIDGVDYLIMKESDIMGIVESSASLKKAA, encoded by the coding sequence ATGAAGTTTCGGCCACTGCATGACCGTGTCGTCGTCAAGCGCATCGACGCCGAGGAGAAGACCCGCGGCGGCATCATCATCCCCGACACCGCCAAGGAGAAGCCGCAGGAGGGCGAGGTGATCGCCGTCGGCCCCGGCGGGCGCAACGAGCGCGGCGAACTCGTCGCCCTCGACGTCAAGGCGGGTGACATCGTGCTCTTCGGCAAGTGGTCCGGCACCGAGGTCAAGATCGACGGTGTCGACTACCTGATCATGAAGGAGAGCGACATCATGGGCATCGTCGAGAGCTCGGCGAGCCTGAAGAAGGCCGCCTGA
- a CDS encoding usg protein, producing the protein MASADFARQIEGYGLTTAGILYRLPDHPSILQEYVWQAYDLAPRFPELNRFLAFWQASLEGKLYRVTVAHKDLIGPAELAMVAGEFRVH; encoded by the coding sequence ATGGCATCGGCAGATTTCGCCCGCCAGATCGAGGGCTACGGGCTGACCACGGCAGGCATTCTCTACCGCCTGCCCGACCATCCCTCCATCCTCCAGGAATATGTCTGGCAGGCCTATGACCTCGCCCCGCGCTTTCCCGAGCTGAACCGCTTCCTGGCCTTCTGGCAGGCGAGCCTGGAGGGCAAGCTCTACCGCGTCACCGTCGCCCACAAGGACCTGATCGGCCCGGCCGAGCTGGCCATGGTCGCCGGCGAGTTCCGGGTGCATTGA
- a CDS encoding phospholipase D-like domain-containing protein produces the protein MTDFENRKDKDGFVCKLTRGERTTLLGFDVDHPEDDFVGFAIEVKNPGEADFIPLRNRLAFSYDQPAGTAVTGARAFPTTEAPIQKFRWIDFPPQGRDGTYLYRVTKMHMPRDNVLTKGTSLQVDMDHAEVTYDGLVDIGFTRNFASSQAYAQTFHNAADIIPAKSEDGIDFVKPDLRAPWGESVYDWLGFEARRLIFDFLDTAAADPGVTLDVMAYDLNEPDIIGRLERLGSRLRIIVDDSPPDHNKPTSSESRAFKRFKSSAGGGAVKRTHFSGLQHNKVFIQRRGGVVEKVLCGSTNFTFRGLYIQANNVLVFHSPEVGALFGTMFDLAFVDPSSFRDSAFARTWHLVDHRPGPRFHLCFSPHQNTDLSLSPVGAAIEQATSSVLYSIAFLGQTTKGPTRETLDDLIKKPLFSYGTVDQRGGLELKKPDGSLGVVDFKFLGANAPEPFASEWSGGKGRTIHNKFVVTDFDLPTAKVFTGSSNLSPSGESKNGDHLIMIEDRKIAAAYAIEAIRIFDHLHFRNRMEEAKSGKAPKRGRRKKPSAATTRRKLVLQKPVAISGAGASWFDRFYKPDSQALRDRKLFSR, from the coding sequence ATGACGGATTTCGAGAACCGCAAAGACAAGGACGGTTTCGTTTGCAAGCTCACGCGCGGCGAACGTACCACGCTGCTCGGCTTCGACGTGGATCATCCGGAGGACGATTTCGTCGGCTTCGCCATCGAGGTGAAAAATCCCGGAGAGGCTGACTTCATTCCCCTGCGTAATCGGTTGGCGTTTTCCTATGATCAGCCAGCGGGGACGGCCGTGACCGGCGCCCGGGCTTTCCCCACAACAGAAGCACCCATTCAAAAATTCCGCTGGATCGACTTCCCGCCCCAAGGGAGGGATGGAACCTACCTTTACCGCGTCACCAAGATGCACATGCCCAGGGACAATGTCCTCACCAAGGGAACCTCCCTACAGGTCGATATGGACCATGCGGAAGTCACCTATGACGGCCTAGTTGATATCGGCTTCACTCGTAATTTCGCCTCCTCGCAAGCCTATGCCCAGACCTTCCACAATGCCGCGGATATCATTCCCGCCAAAAGCGAGGACGGGATCGATTTCGTCAAACCGGATCTCCGGGCGCCATGGGGCGAAAGTGTCTATGACTGGCTCGGTTTCGAGGCCCGACGGCTGATCTTCGACTTCCTGGATACGGCCGCGGCAGACCCCGGTGTGACGCTGGACGTCATGGCCTACGATCTGAATGAGCCTGACATCATCGGCCGTCTCGAACGTCTCGGCAGTCGGTTGCGCATCATCGTCGATGACTCGCCGCCCGATCACAATAAACCCACCAGTTCGGAGTCCCGGGCGTTCAAGCGTTTCAAGTCCAGTGCCGGTGGTGGCGCCGTCAAGCGAACGCATTTTTCAGGCCTCCAGCACAACAAGGTTTTCATCCAGCGCCGCGGTGGCGTGGTAGAGAAGGTGCTGTGCGGCTCCACCAATTTCACCTTCCGTGGCCTGTATATCCAGGCCAACAACGTCCTCGTCTTCCACTCTCCAGAGGTCGGTGCGTTGTTCGGCACCATGTTCGACCTTGCTTTCGTCGACCCATCGAGTTTCCGTGATTCGGCCTTCGCCCGCACCTGGCATCTCGTCGACCATCGCCCTGGGCCAAGGTTTCACCTGTGCTTCTCTCCCCACCAGAACACCGACCTGTCCCTCAGCCCTGTCGGTGCCGCCATCGAGCAGGCAACGTCCTCAGTGCTCTACTCCATCGCCTTCCTCGGGCAGACGACGAAGGGGCCGACCCGGGAAACGCTCGATGATCTCATCAAGAAACCCCTTTTCAGCTATGGCACCGTGGACCAGCGCGGCGGACTTGAACTGAAAAAGCCCGACGGTTCCCTTGGTGTCGTCGACTTCAAGTTCCTCGGAGCCAATGCGCCCGAGCCGTTCGCCAGCGAGTGGTCCGGCGGCAAGGGCCGCACCATCCACAACAAGTTCGTCGTCACGGACTTTGATCTGCCGACCGCCAAGGTGTTCACCGGGTCGAGCAATCTTTCGCCGAGCGGCGAGAGCAAGAACGGCGATCACCTCATCATGATCGAGGATCGAAAGATCGCTGCCGCCTACGCGATCGAGGCGATCCGCATCTTCGACCATCTCCATTTTCGCAACCGGATGGAGGAGGCCAAGAGCGGCAAAGCTCCGAAGCGCGGCCGACGCAAAAAGCCTTCAGCCGCCACTACTCGGCGCAAACTGGTGCTCCAGAAGCCCGTCGCCATTTCCGGCGCCGGGGCGAGCTGGTTCGACCGCTTCTACAAGCCGGATAGCCAGGCGCTGCGCGACAGAAAGCTCTTCTCGCGCTAG
- a CDS encoding ImuA family protein gives MTARRDTLAALKGTLARLERGGMPPASPHADLGPGLVPLGAASLDAAIGGGIARAALHEVHAEAPIHVPAATGFTLGLARRTAPSGPLVWVRQRFIDQEFGRPYGRGLAALGLDPSCVVLVRVKDAEEALKATLDAARCGAVGAIVAEIWGAPKILDLTASRRLSLAAAESGVTVLMTRAGAEPEPSAALSRWRVRGLASEAAEGGLPGRPAFSVTLLRHRAGIPPRDWSMEWDREHGRFRERTALPGRLAPLPAERTAAPAVEAQPVPFRRAG, from the coding sequence ATGACCGCGCGACGCGACACCCTCGCGGCGCTGAAGGGCACCCTTGCGCGTCTGGAGCGGGGGGGCATGCCCCCGGCGTCGCCTCATGCTGACCTTGGGCCCGGCCTCGTGCCGCTTGGCGCGGCGAGCCTCGACGCGGCGATCGGCGGCGGCATCGCCCGCGCCGCCCTGCACGAGGTCCATGCCGAGGCGCCGATCCATGTGCCGGCGGCAACCGGCTTCACCCTCGGCCTCGCCCGCCGCACGGCCCCGTCAGGGCCACTCGTCTGGGTGCGCCAGCGCTTCATCGACCAGGAATTCGGCCGGCCCTATGGCCGCGGCCTCGCCGCTCTCGGTCTCGATCCCTCATGCGTCGTGCTGGTGCGCGTCAAGGACGCCGAGGAGGCGCTGAAGGCGACACTGGACGCCGCGCGCTGCGGCGCCGTCGGCGCCATCGTCGCGGAGATCTGGGGCGCGCCGAAGATCCTCGACCTCACCGCCAGCCGCCGCCTGTCGCTGGCCGCCGCCGAGAGCGGCGTCACCGTGCTGATGACCCGCGCCGGCGCCGAGCCCGAGCCCTCCGCCGCCCTCTCCCGCTGGCGCGTGCGCGGCCTTGCCTCCGAGGCCGCCGAGGGCGGCCTGCCCGGCCGGCCCGCCTTCTCCGTCACCCTGCTGCGCCACCGCGCCGGCATTCCTCCCCGCGACTGGTCCATGGAGTGGGATCGTGAACATGGCCGCTTCCGCGAGCGGACGGCGCTACCTGGCCGTCTGGCTCCCCTTCCTGCCGAGCGAACGGCTGCGCCGGCTGTGGAGGCGCAACCCGTCCCCTTCCGCCGCGCCGGCTGA
- a CDS encoding Y-family DNA polymerase, translating to MAASASGRRYLAVWLPFLPSERLRRLWRRNPSPSAAPADAPLVLAEKVAGALRVAAVDPMARDLGLGPGLKLADARACVPHLVAIDHDPAADLSLLERLADAADRYTPLVALDGPDGLVLDVTGCAHLFGGEAALCRDFLERLRSAGFTARAVLAGTPDAAAALARHGRPGIVPPGGEAEAVARLPVAALGIDAATVLALTRAGLKTIGDLMGRPSDILVARFGAGLATRLRRVTGREDTRLTPRRAVAACMVERRFAEPVARREDLAGALGLILGKAAATLEQRGEGGRLFEASFYRTDGVVRRIAVETGEATRDTAAVGRLFAERMHLLDDPTDPGFGFDLMRLAVPRTEVLAPRQVLIDGRGEAERETAALVDHLVARFGRSNVLRFLDRASHVPERAEVMVPAIAVGGGGYRSAGPQVTRPLARPLQLFDPPQPIETLAEVPDGPPASFFWRRTTFQIIRAEGPERIAGEWWRDGEDMLTRDYYGLEDREGRRFWVFRQGLYGRETASPRWFIHGLFA from the coding sequence ATGGCCGCTTCCGCGAGCGGACGGCGCTACCTGGCCGTCTGGCTCCCCTTCCTGCCGAGCGAACGGCTGCGCCGGCTGTGGAGGCGCAACCCGTCCCCTTCCGCCGCGCCGGCTGACGCGCCGCTCGTCCTCGCCGAGAAGGTGGCGGGCGCCCTGCGCGTCGCCGCGGTTGACCCGATGGCGCGCGACCTTGGGCTAGGCCCCGGGCTGAAGCTCGCGGATGCGCGGGCCTGCGTTCCCCATCTCGTCGCCATCGATCACGACCCGGCGGCGGACCTCAGCCTGCTGGAGCGCCTCGCCGACGCCGCCGACCGCTACACGCCGCTCGTCGCCCTCGACGGGCCGGACGGCCTCGTCCTCGACGTGACCGGCTGCGCCCATCTCTTCGGCGGCGAGGCGGCGCTCTGCCGCGATTTTCTCGAACGTCTGCGCAGCGCCGGCTTCACCGCAAGGGCGGTGCTGGCGGGAACGCCGGACGCGGCCGCGGCGCTCGCCCGCCACGGCAGGCCCGGCATCGTGCCACCCGGCGGCGAGGCGGAGGCCGTGGCGCGGCTCCCCGTCGCCGCCCTCGGCATCGACGCCGCAACCGTCCTCGCCCTCACCCGCGCCGGCCTCAAGACCATCGGCGACCTCATGGGCCGGCCGAGCGACATCCTCGTCGCCCGCTTCGGCGCGGGCCTTGCCACCCGCCTGCGCCGCGTCACGGGGCGCGAGGACACGCGGCTGACGCCGCGCCGGGCGGTCGCCGCCTGCATGGTGGAGCGGCGCTTCGCCGAGCCGGTGGCGCGGCGCGAGGACCTTGCCGGCGCCCTCGGCCTCATCCTCGGCAAGGCCGCCGCGACGCTGGAGCAGCGCGGCGAGGGCGGCCGGCTCTTCGAGGCGAGCTTCTATCGCACCGACGGCGTCGTGCGCCGCATCGCGGTGGAGACGGGCGAGGCAACCCGCGACACCGCCGCTGTTGGCCGCCTCTTCGCCGAGCGCATGCACCTGCTGGATGATCCCACCGATCCCGGCTTCGGCTTCGACCTCATGCGCCTCGCCGTGCCGCGCACCGAGGTGCTTGCCCCCCGCCAGGTGCTCATCGACGGCCGCGGCGAGGCCGAGCGCGAGACCGCCGCCCTCGTCGACCATCTGGTCGCCCGCTTCGGCCGGTCCAACGTACTGCGCTTCCTCGACCGAGCCTCCCATGTGCCGGAACGCGCCGAGGTCATGGTGCCCGCCATTGCGGTCGGCGGCGGCGGCTATCGCAGCGCCGGACCCCAGGTCACGCGGCCGCTAGCCCGCCCGCTGCAGCTCTTCGATCCGCCGCAGCCCATCGAGACCCTCGCCGAGGTGCCGGACGGGCCGCCCGCCAGCTTTTTCTGGCGGCGCACCACCTTCCAGATCATCCGCGCCGAGGGACCGGAGCGCATCGCCGGGGAATGGTGGCGCGACGGCGAGGACATGCTGACGCGGGACTATTACGGCCTCGAGGACCGCGAGGGCCGCCGCTTCTGGGTCTTCCGCCAGGGCCTCTATGGCCGCGAGACCGCAAGTCCCCGCTGGTTCATCCATGGGCTCTTCGCCTGA
- a CDS encoding error-prone DNA polymerase has product MGSSPEAAMVYAELATHTNFSFLRGASHARDLVLTALLLGQAGIGIADRNTVAGVVRAHATLEELRTVGLPPPERVREGSGPGEVTFVEAPRPDLSQEVVKAAAARFRLAVGSRLVFCDGSPEVIVYPQNRVGWGRLCRLLTTGNLRGRKGECRLTLDDLAADTRDLLLIVMPSEDEAALTRSLQTLGEAAPGQLWLAATMGRDGEDRRRLFGLRDMATARGLPLLAVNDVLYHDPAQRDLQDVLTCIREGVTIEEAGFRLQAHAERHLKPSAEMARLFRDCPEAVAETQNLLARIDFSLSELKYEYPQEPVPPGWTPQGWLEKITWERAAHRYGGTVPDKVRKLLADELALIAQLDYARYFLTIVDIVRVAEDKGILCQGRGSAANSAVCYVLGITAVDPNDHDLLFARFISSERKEPPDIDVDFEHERREEVIQHIYARYGRERAGIAATVISYRPRSAIREVGKALGLTEDVTGRLAGMVWGSWGTEIGDHYVREAGLDPKNPLIRRAVDLASRLIGFPRHLSQHVGGFVLTGGRLDETVPIGNAAMADRTFIEWDKDDIDALGLMKVDVLALGMLTCIRKAFALLRDTGGPDLDLATVPPEDPAVYEMLCRGDSIGVFQVESRAQINMLPRLKPRKLYDLVIQVAIVRPGPIEGDMVHPYLKRRAGLEPVVYPSPAPEHGEPDELFQVLNKTCGVPLFQEQAMRLAMVAAKFTADEANGLRRAMATFRNVGTIGRFERLMVDRMVARGYDPAFARRCFDQIKGFGSYGFPESHAASFAKLVYISSWIKCHHPAIFACALLNAQPMGFYAPAQIVRDAREHGVEVRAVDVNASSFDNTLERDGEGSALALRLGFRQLDGFHLAWAERLAAARSCPFRDVEDLARRAALPARALRILADADAFRSLGLDRREAAWAVRRLPDDDPLPLFAAADAKELGTEADANLPAMPLSEHVVADYQTVRLSLKAHPLTFLRQRFRTEGVMTCAEISAAANGAPAQAAGVVLVRQRPGKGTAVFITLEDETGITNVVLWARRMEAFRRAIMGGRLLLVRGVVQRSPEGVVHLMAEDIIDRTADLSLLSEDAMRDSLARADEVNRPQYPRTGGRHPRDVRVLPKSRDFH; this is encoded by the coding sequence ATGGGCTCTTCGCCTGAGGCGGCCATGGTCTATGCCGAGCTTGCCACCCACACGAACTTCTCCTTCCTGCGCGGGGCCTCCCATGCCCGCGACCTCGTGCTCACCGCCCTGCTGCTCGGGCAGGCCGGCATCGGCATTGCCGACCGCAACACCGTGGCGGGCGTCGTGCGCGCCCATGCGACGCTGGAAGAGTTGCGCACCGTGGGCCTGCCGCCGCCCGAACGGGTGCGCGAGGGCTCGGGCCCTGGCGAGGTCACCTTCGTCGAGGCGCCGCGCCCCGACCTGTCGCAGGAGGTGGTGAAGGCGGCCGCCGCCCGCTTCCGCCTCGCGGTGGGCAGCCGCCTCGTCTTCTGCGACGGGTCGCCGGAGGTCATCGTCTATCCGCAGAACCGGGTGGGCTGGGGCCGGCTCTGCCGCCTCCTCACCACCGGAAACTTGAGGGGCCGCAAGGGCGAGTGCCGGCTCACGCTCGATGACCTCGCCGCCGACACCCGCGACCTCCTGCTGATCGTCATGCCCAGCGAGGACGAGGCGGCCCTGACCCGTAGCCTCCAAACGCTCGGCGAGGCGGCGCCCGGCCAGCTCTGGCTCGCCGCCACCATGGGCCGCGACGGCGAGGACCGCCGCCGGCTCTTTGGCCTGCGCGACATGGCGACGGCGCGCGGCCTGCCGCTCCTCGCCGTCAACGACGTGCTCTACCACGACCCCGCCCAGCGCGACCTTCAGGACGTGCTCACCTGCATCCGCGAGGGCGTCACCATCGAGGAGGCAGGCTTCCGGCTTCAGGCTCATGCCGAGCGTCACCTCAAACCCTCGGCCGAGATGGCCCGCCTCTTCCGCGACTGCCCGGAGGCCGTGGCCGAGACACAGAACCTCCTCGCCCGCATCGACTTCTCGCTGTCGGAACTGAAATACGAATATCCGCAGGAGCCCGTGCCGCCCGGCTGGACGCCGCAGGGCTGGCTCGAAAAGATCACCTGGGAGCGCGCCGCCCACCGCTATGGCGGCACCGTGCCGGACAAGGTCCGCAAGCTCCTCGCCGACGAGCTCGCCCTCATCGCCCAGCTCGACTATGCCCGCTACTTCCTCACCATCGTCGACATCGTCCGCGTCGCCGAGGACAAGGGCATCCTCTGCCAGGGCCGCGGCTCCGCCGCCAATTCCGCCGTATGCTACGTGCTCGGCATCACCGCGGTGGATCCGAACGACCACGACCTGCTCTTCGCCCGCTTCATCTCCTCCGAGCGCAAGGAACCGCCGGACATCGACGTCGATTTCGAACACGAGCGGCGCGAGGAGGTCATCCAGCACATCTATGCCCGCTACGGCCGCGAGCGCGCCGGCATCGCCGCCACCGTCATCAGCTACCGGCCGCGCAGCGCCATCCGCGAGGTCGGCAAGGCCCTCGGCCTCACCGAGGACGTCACCGGCCGCCTCGCCGGCATGGTCTGGGGCTCCTGGGGCACGGAGATTGGCGACCATTACGTCCGCGAGGCCGGCCTCGACCCGAAGAACCCGCTGATCCGCCGCGCCGTGGACCTGGCGAGCCGCCTCATCGGCTTTCCCCGCCACCTCTCCCAGCATGTCGGCGGCTTCGTGCTCACCGGCGGCCGGCTCGACGAGACCGTGCCCATCGGCAATGCCGCCATGGCGGACCGCACCTTCATCGAGTGGGACAAGGACGACATCGACGCGCTCGGCCTGATGAAGGTCGATGTCCTGGCGCTCGGCATGCTCACCTGCATCCGCAAGGCCTTCGCCCTGCTGCGCGACACCGGCGGGCCGGACCTCGACCTGGCGACAGTCCCGCCAGAGGACCCGGCGGTCTACGAGATGCTCTGCCGCGGCGATTCCATCGGCGTGTTCCAGGTGGAGAGCCGGGCGCAGATCAACATGCTGCCGCGCCTGAAACCGCGGAAGCTCTACGACCTCGTCATCCAGGTCGCCATCGTCCGCCCCGGGCCCATCGAGGGCGACATGGTCCACCCCTATCTCAAGCGCCGGGCGGGGCTCGAACCCGTCGTCTATCCCTCGCCTGCGCCTGAGCATGGCGAGCCGGACGAGCTCTTCCAGGTGCTGAACAAGACCTGCGGCGTGCCGCTCTTCCAGGAACAGGCCATGCGGCTCGCCATGGTGGCGGCGAAGTTCACCGCCGACGAGGCCAATGGCCTGCGCCGCGCCATGGCGACCTTCCGCAATGTCGGCACGATCGGCCGCTTCGAGCGGCTGATGGTCGATCGCATGGTCGCCCGCGGCTACGACCCGGCCTTCGCGCGGCGCTGCTTCGACCAGATCAAGGGCTTCGGCAGCTACGGCTTCCCGGAGAGCCACGCCGCCTCCTTCGCCAAGCTCGTCTACATCTCCTCCTGGATCAAATGCCACCACCCCGCGATCTTCGCCTGCGCCCTCCTCAACGCCCAGCCCATGGGCTTCTACGCGCCGGCGCAGATCGTCCGTGACGCGCGCGAGCACGGCGTCGAGGTCCGCGCCGTCGACGTCAATGCAAGCAGCTTCGACAACACGCTGGAGCGCGATGGCGAAGGCTCAGCCCTGGCCCTGCGCCTTGGCTTCCGCCAGCTCGACGGTTTCCACCTCGCCTGGGCCGAACGGCTGGCGGCGGCGCGCAGCTGCCCCTTTCGCGATGTCGAGGACCTTGCCCGCCGCGCCGCCCTGCCGGCGCGGGCTTTGCGCATCCTCGCCGATGCCGATGCCTTCCGTTCCCTCGGCCTCGACCGGCGCGAGGCGGCCTGGGCGGTGCGGCGCCTGCCCGACGACGATCCCCTGCCGCTCTTCGCCGCCGCCGATGCCAAGGAACTCGGCACGGAAGCCGATGCGAACCTGCCCGCCATGCCGCTCTCGGAGCACGTCGTCGCCGACTACCAGACGGTGCGCCTCTCCCTGAAGGCCCATCCGCTCACCTTCCTGCGCCAGCGCTTCCGCACCGAGGGTGTGATGACCTGCGCCGAGATTTCAGCCGCCGCCAATGGCGCGCCGGCACAGGCTGCCGGCGTCGTGCTGGTGCGCCAGCGCCCCGGCAAGGGCACGGCCGTCTTCATCACCCTCGAGGACGAGACCGGCATCACCAATGTCGTGCTCTGGGCCCGCCGCATGGAGGCCTTCCGCCGCGCCATCATGGGCGGGCGGCTGCTGCTGGTGCGCGGCGTGGTTCAGCGCAGCCCCGAGGGCGTCGTGCATCTCATGGCCGAGGACATCATCGACCGGACCGCGGACCTGTCATTGCTCTCCGAGGACGCCATGCGCGACAGCCTCGCCCGCGCCGACGAGGTCAACCGGCCGCAATATCCGCGGACCGGCGGACGCCATCCCCGCGATGTCAGGGTGCTGCCGAAGTCACGCGACTTCCACTGA
- a CDS encoding flagellin has translation MSDITISRGVRSNLLALQNIASNREVIQGRLASGKKVNSALDNPTNFFTAAALNSRGNDLGALLDGMSNGIKTLEAADNGLKSITKTVESLQSTIRQARQDKSWKGDSYSFTAGAAGTVSISNGAVGSTAVNISVTSTDTIDDVVKNINNNSSLTGKVRASNDNGKLRIENLSTADLTVTNSGSVGTGSTVGGNTVRADLITQFNDLRQQLDRTAEDASFNGINLLRGDSLAITFNETGSSSVTIQSKGGKAINSSNLGIDAQVTSVADSDSSLDSILGKLTTAMNSLRSQSSAFGSNLSVVQNRQDFTKSMINTLKGGADNLTLADQNEEGANLLALNTRAQLATSALSFASQGDQQVLQFLR, from the coding sequence ATGTCTGACATCACCATCTCGCGCGGCGTCCGCTCGAACCTCCTCGCCCTGCAGAACATCGCTTCGAACCGCGAAGTCATTCAGGGCCGCCTGGCCTCGGGCAAGAAGGTCAACTCGGCCCTCGACAACCCGACCAACTTCTTCACCGCCGCTGCGCTCAACTCGCGCGGTAACGACCTCGGTGCCCTGCTCGACGGCATGTCGAACGGCATCAAGACCCTCGAAGCCGCCGACAACGGCCTGAAGTCGATCACCAAGACCGTCGAGTCGCTGCAGTCGACGATCCGCCAGGCTCGTCAGGACAAGTCCTGGAAGGGCGACAGCTACAGCTTCACGGCCGGCGCCGCTGGTACCGTTTCGATCTCGAACGGCGCGGTTGGCTCCACCGCCGTCAACATCTCCGTGACGTCCACCGACACGATCGACGACGTCGTCAAGAACATCAACAATAACAGCTCGCTGACCGGCAAGGTCCGCGCCTCGAACGATAACGGCAAGCTGCGCATCGAGAACCTCTCGACCGCTGATCTGACCGTCACCAACTCGGGCTCGGTCGGCACCGGCAGCACCGTTGGCGGCAACACTGTCCGCGCTGACCTGATCACGCAGTTCAACGACCTGCGCCAGCAGCTCGACCGCACCGCGGAAGACGCCTCCTTCAACGGCATCAACCTGCTGCGCGGCGACTCCCTGGCGATCACCTTCAACGAGACCGGCTCGTCCTCGGTGACGATCCAGTCGAAGGGCGGCAAGGCCATCAACTCGAGCAACCTCGGCATCGACGCGCAGGTCACCTCGGTGGCGGACAGCGACTCGAGCCTCGACTCGATCCTCGGCAAGCTCACGACGGCGATGAACTCGCTGCGGTCGCAGTCCTCGGCCTTCGGTTCGAACCTCTCGGTGGTGCAGAACCGCCAGGACTTCACCAAGTCCATGATCAACACCCTGAAGGGCGGCGCCGACAACCTGACGCTGGCCGACCAGAACGAAGAGGGTGCGAACCTGCTGGCCCTCAACACCCGCGCCCAGCTCGCCACCTCGGCCCTGTCCTTCGCCTCCCAGGGCGACCAGCAGGTCCTGCAGTTCCTCCGGTAA
- a CDS encoding flagellin, whose amino-acid sequence MSDITISRGVRSNLLALQNIASSRETIQGRLASGKKVNSALDNPTNFFTAASLNSRSNDLGALLDGMSNGIKTLEAADNGLKSVTKTVESLQSAIRQARQDKSWKGDSYSFTAGAAGTVSISNGSVGSTAVNISVTSTDTIDDVVKNINNNSSLTGKVRASNDNGKLRIENLSTSDLTVTNSGSVGTGSTVGGNTVRADLITQFNDLRQQLDRTAEDASFNGINLLRGDKLSITFNETGSSSLTIQSKGAKAINATNLGIDAQATSVADSDSGLDAVLGKLSTALNSLRSQSSAFGANLSMVQNRQDFTKSMMNTLKGGADNLTLADQNEEGANLLALNTRAQLATSALSFASQGDQQVLQFLR is encoded by the coding sequence ATGTCTGACATCACCATCTCGCGCGGCGTTCGTTCGAACCTCCTCGCTCTCCAGAACATCGCCTCCAGCCGCGAGACGATCCAGGGCCGCCTGGCCTCGGGCAAGAAGGTCAACTCGGCCCTCGACAACCCGACCAACTTCTTCACGGCTGCTTCGCTCAACTCGCGTTCGAACGATCTCGGCGCCCTGCTCGACGGCATGTCGAACGGCATCAAGACCCTCGAAGCTGCCGACAACGGCCTGAAGTCGGTCACCAAGACCGTCGAGTCGCTGCAGTCGGCCATCCGCCAGGCCCGTCAGGACAAGTCCTGGAAGGGTGACAGCTACAGCTTCACGGCCGGCGCCGCTGGTACCGTTTCGATCTCGAACGGTTCCGTCGGTTCCACGGCGGTCAACATCTCCGTGACGTCCACCGACACGATCGACGACGTCGTGAAGAACATCAACAACAACAGCTCGCTGACCGGCAAGGTCCGCGCCTCGAACGACAACGGTAAGCTGCGCATCGAGAACCTCTCGACGTCGGACCTCACCGTCACCAATTCGGGTTCGGTCGGCACCGGCAGCACGGTTGGTGGCAACACCGTTCGCGCTGACCTGATCACGCAGTTCAACGACCTGCGTCAGCAGCTCGACCGCACCGCGGAAGACGCCTCCTTCAATGGCATCAACCTGCTGCGCGGCGACAAGCTGTCGATCACCTTCAACGAGACCGGCTCGTCCTCGCTGACGATCCAGTCGAAGGGCGCCAAGGCGATCAACGCGACCAACCTCGGCATCGACGCCCAGGCCACCTCGGTGGCGGACAGCGACTCGGGTCTGGACGCGGTGCTCGGCAAGCTGTCGACGGCGCTGAACTCGCTCCGCTCGCAGTCCTCGGCCTTCGGTGCGAACCTCTCCATGGTGCAGAACCGTCAGGACTTCACCAAGTCCATGATGAACACCCTGAAGGGCGGCGCCGACAACCTGACGCTGGCCGACCAGAACGAAGAGGGTGCGAACCTGCTGGCGCTCAACACCCGCGCCCAGCTCGCCACCTCGGCCCTGTCCTTCGCCTCCCAGGGCGACCAGCAGGTCCTGCAGTTCCTCCGCTGA